The sequence ATCCCCTTCGGTGAAGGGGTCATGACGGCGCCCGCGGTCGTGTTGAAAAGATCCACGCCCGCGGAGGTCGCCCGCCGGACGTCACCGTCGGTGATGATCCCCACGAGTCGCCCATCGGCGTCGGCAACGCCGGTCACCCCCAGCCGCTTCGCGCTGATCGTGAACAGGGCGTCTTTCAGCGGCGTGTCCGGGGAGACCAGCGGGATCTCGTCCCCCGTGTGCATCAGGTCCGATATCGTCTGCAGGCGCCGGCCAAGGGCGCCGCCGGGGTGCAGCCTGGCGAAGTCTTCCTCGGAAAACCCCTTCTCCTCGAAGAGGACGACCGCCAGCGCGTCCCCCATCGCCAGCGCCGCGGTTGTCGAGGCGGTGGGCGCCAGCCCGAGAGGACACGCCTCCTCCCGCACGCCCACGTCGAGGGTCACGTCCGCGTACCTGCCGAGCGTGGAGCCCGCGTCCCCCGTGAGGGCGATCACCGGAAGCCCGATCCGCTGGAAGACGGGCATCAGGCGGACGAGCTCCTCGGTTTCCCCGGAGTTGGAGAGGGCGATCACCACGTCCCCGCGCCGCACCATCCCGATGTCCCCGTGGATTCCCTCCGCGGGGTGGAGGAAGAATGCCGGGGTCCCGGTGGAGGCGAGGGTCGCGGCGATCTTCCGGGCGATCAATCCCGATTTCCCCATCCCGGAGACGACGACCTTTCCCCTGGCCGCCATCAGCAGGTCCACCGCCTTCCCGAATCGGTCGTCGAGCTTTCCCCGAAGCCCCTCGATCGCCGCGGCCTCCACGGCGAGGACCCTGCCGGCTCGCCCGATGCGGTCATTTTTCATCGGTCGTCTCCTCTCCCGCCGAGGAACGGATCGCAAGGAGCGTTCGCAGGAGCGGCTCCACGTCGGTCAAGAGCAGGCTGTTCGGCCCGTCGGACAGCGCGCGGTCCGGATCGGGGTGGATCTCGAGGAAGACGCCGTCGACACCCGCCGCGACGGCCGCCCGCGCCAGGGGGGCAACGTACTTCCGCTCGCCGGAGGAGGCATCGCCCGCCCCCCCCGGTAGCTGCACGCTATGGGTGGCGTCGAAAATCACGGGGCAGATGGACTCGCGGATCGCGGGGAGCCCCCGGAAGTCGACCACCAGGTTGTTGTACCCGAAGGTGGTCCCCCGCTCCGTCACCAGGACGTTTCCGTTGCCCGTAGAGCACACCTTCTCCACCGCATTGCGCATGTCCCACGGCGCCATGAATTGCCCCTTCTTGATGTTCACCGCCACGCCCGTCTCCCCCGCCGCAACGAGCAGGTCGGTCTGGCGGCACAGGAACGCCGGGATCTGGAGCAGGTCGACCCCGGGGGCGACAACGACTGCCTGACGGGGGTCGTGGATGTCGGTGGTGACGGGAAGGCCGTACCGCTCCCGCACCTTCGCGAGGATGCGCAGCCCCTCGACCTCGCCCGGCCCGCGGTACGAGTCGCGGGAGGAGCGGTTCGCCTTGTCGAACGAGCCCTTGAACACCACGCTGACCGGGAACCGGGCGGCGAGATCCGCGAGGAAGGAGGCGACGGACAGTGCGAGCTCCTCGGACTCGAGGACGCACGGCCCCGCGATGAGCAGCAGCGGGCAACCGCGACCGACCCTGAACCGGTGAGCAATGGAGGCCCGACGGATCACGCGTTCCCCCCGCCCGGACTACGGAGCGTTCCCCTGGCGAGCCCGGACCGCCGCCGCGCCGATGAAGTCGCGGAACAGCGGGTGCGGGACCAGGGGGCGCGACCGGAACTCCGGATGGAACTGGCAGCCGAGGAACCACGGGTGGTCGGGAATCTCCACGATCTCGACGAGCCGGTCGTCGGGCGATACGCCGGTGATCCGCAGCCCCTTTTCGGAGAGCACGTGGCGATAATCGTTGTTGAACTCGTACCGGTGCCGGTGCCGCTCAGAGACCTGGCCCGAGCCGTACGCCTTCCGCGCGAGCGACTTCTCGAGGACCTTGCACGGGTAGGCGCCCAGGCGCATCGTCGCCCCCTTCTCCTCCACGCCGCGCTGCTCGGGCATCAGATCGATCACCGGGCACTCGCTCTCGCCGTCCAGCTCCCGGCTGCTGGCCGATGCGAGGCCGCACACGTTCCGGGCGAACTCCACGACCGCCACCTGCATCCCGAGGCAGATCCCGAAGTACGGGATCCTGTTTTCCCGGGCGTACCGGACAGCCGCGATCTTCCCCTCCACACCTCGGGAGCCGAACCCCCCGGGGACGAGGATTCCGTCGACGCCCTTGAGCATCGCCTCCGCCCCCTGCCGCTCCACTTCCTCGGAATCGACGTACCGGTTGTGGACCCGCACCTGGTGCGCGATCCCGCCGTGGGTGAGCGCCTCGTTCAGGCTCTTGTACGACTCCTTCAGGTTGACGTACTTCCCGACGATGGCGATGGTGACCTCCCCCGTCGGGTTCTTCCACCGCTCCACGACGCGCTCCCAGTCTTCCAGGCGGGGCTCGCCCGCCCAGATGTTCAGAAGCTCCATCAGCTTGTCGTCGAGCCCCTCCTGGTGGAAGACCAGCGGCAGCTCGTAGATCAGGTCGACGTCGCTTGCCGTGATCACCGCGTCCTCGGTGACGTTGCAGAACAGGGCGATCTTCCCCTTGATCTCCTTCGGGAGCGGGCGATCGGTCCGGCAAAGCAGGACGTCGGGCTGGATGCCGATGGAGCGCAGCTCCTTCACGCTGTGCTGGGTGGGTTTGGTCTTCAGCTCCCCGGCCGTCTTGATGTAGGGAACGAGCGTCAGATGAACGTAGAGGACGTTCTCCTTTCCGCGGTCCCCCTTCACCTGCCGGATCGCCTCGAGGAACGGGAGGCTCTCGATGTCGCCTACCGTTCCGCCCACCTCGACGATCGCAAGGTCGTACCCCTTGGCCGCCGCGTAAATGACCCGCTTGATCTCGTCGGTGATGTGGGGGATCACCTGCACCGTGCCGCCAAGGTAGTCGCCACGGCGCTCCTTGGTGATCACGGAGTGGTAGATCCTGCCGGTAGTGCAGTTGTTCTTCTTGCCGGTGCGGGAGGAAACGAACCGCTCGTAGTGCCCGAGATCGAGGTCGGTCTCGGCGCCGTCGTCGGTGACGAAGACCTCGCCGTGCTGGAAGGGGTTCATCGTGCCAGGGTCCACGTTGATGTACGGGTCGAGCTTCAGCATCGTGATCTTGAGGCCCCGGGCTTCCATCAGGGCGCCGATCGAGGCCGCCGCGAGCCCCTTCCCCAGCGACGAAACGACGCCGCCGGTCACGAAGATGTATTTCGGCTTCACCGCCTTTTCGGCCCGCATACCCTCTCCTCCACGGCTTTCAGATCCTCGGGGGTGTCCACACCGACCGAGTCGTGCGCGACGTCGACCACGCGGATCCGGTACCCCGCCTGCAGCACGCGCAGCTGCTCGAGCCGTTCCGCCTCCTCGAGGGGGGAGGGCGGCAGGGCCGCGACGCGGAAAAGGAACTCCCGCCGGTAACCGTAGATCCCGAGGTGTTTCCGGTACGGCCCCGTTCCCGTGTCCCGGTAGTGCGGAATCGGGGACCGGGAGAAGTAGAGCGCGTCGCCCCGGGCGTCGACTACCACCTTGACCACCGAGGCGCGCGCGTATTCCCGCGGGTCGACCTGGGGAAGCGCCGCCGTCGACATCAGGACGTCCGGCTCGGCGAGCAGGGGCGCGGCCACCGCGTCGATGACCGACGGGTGCATCAGCGGCTCGTCCCCCTGCAGGTTGATCAGGATCTCCTCGTCCATCCCGAGGGCGGCCTCGGCGACCCGGTCGGTTCCGGAGGCGCACTCGGGGGAGGTGAGAACCGCCTCGCCCCCGAACCCGCGAACCGCTGCGGCGACCCGCGCGTCGTCCGTGGCGACCACGACGCGCGACGGGATCCTCGCGGCGCTCGCCTTGCTCCAGACATACCATATCATCGGGCGGCCGTCGATTTCGGCCAGAGGCTTCCCAGGCAGCCGCGTCGCGCCGTAGCGGGCCGGGATCACCACCGCCACGCGCACGCGCGTCCCGGTCGCGCTCACGGGAACAAGGGCATCGTCCGGAGCCCCTCCTCCTCCGGGAATCCCGACATCAGGTTGAAGCATTGCACCGCCGCCC is a genomic window of Candidatus Deferrimicrobium sp. containing:
- a CDS encoding KpsF/GutQ family sugar-phosphate isomerase, translating into MKNDRIGRAGRVLAVEAAAIEGLRGKLDDRFGKAVDLLMAARGKVVVSGMGKSGLIARKIAATLASTGTPAFFLHPAEGIHGDIGMVRRGDVVIALSNSGETEELVRLMPVFQRIGLPVIALTGDAGSTLGRYADVTLDVGVREEACPLGLAPTASTTAALAMGDALAVVLFEEKGFSEEDFARLHPGGALGRRLQTISDLMHTGDEIPLVSPDTPLKDALFTISAKRLGVTGVADADGRLVGIITDGDVRRATSAGVDLFNTTAGAVMTPSPKGIWSTELAAAALRRMEEFSITSLFVFEPGDPDHPAGIVHIHDLLKAGVG
- the kdsA gene encoding 3-deoxy-8-phosphooctulonate synthase; translation: MRRASIAHRFRVGRGCPLLLIAGPCVLESEELALSVASFLADLAARFPVSVVFKGSFDKANRSSRDSYRGPGEVEGLRILAKVRERYGLPVTTDIHDPRQAVVVAPGVDLLQIPAFLCRQTDLLVAAGETGVAVNIKKGQFMAPWDMRNAVEKVCSTGNGNVLVTERGTTFGYNNLVVDFRGLPAIRESICPVIFDATHSVQLPGGAGDASSGERKYVAPLARAAVAAGVDGVFLEIHPDPDRALSDGPNSLLLTDVEPLLRTLLAIRSSAGEETTDEK
- a CDS encoding CTP synthase produces the protein MKPKYIFVTGGVVSSLGKGLAAASIGALMEARGLKITMLKLDPYINVDPGTMNPFQHGEVFVTDDGAETDLDLGHYERFVSSRTGKKNNCTTGRIYHSVITKERRGDYLGGTVQVIPHITDEIKRVIYAAAKGYDLAIVEVGGTVGDIESLPFLEAIRQVKGDRGKENVLYVHLTLVPYIKTAGELKTKPTQHSVKELRSIGIQPDVLLCRTDRPLPKEIKGKIALFCNVTEDAVITASDVDLIYELPLVFHQEGLDDKLMELLNIWAGEPRLEDWERVVERWKNPTGEVTIAIVGKYVNLKESYKSLNEALTHGGIAHQVRVHNRYVDSEEVERQGAEAMLKGVDGILVPGGFGSRGVEGKIAAVRYARENRIPYFGICLGMQVAVVEFARNVCGLASASSRELDGESECPVIDLMPEQRGVEEKGATMRLGAYPCKVLEKSLARKAYGSGQVSERHRHRYEFNNDYRHVLSEKGLRITGVSPDDRLVEIVEIPDHPWFLGCQFHPEFRSRPLVPHPLFRDFIGAAAVRARQGNAP
- the kdsB gene encoding 3-deoxy-manno-octulosonate cytidylyltransferase; its protein translation is MRVAVVIPARYGATRLPGKPLAEIDGRPMIWYVWSKASAARIPSRVVVATDDARVAAAVRGFGGEAVLTSPECASGTDRVAEAALGMDEEILINLQGDEPLMHPSVIDAVAAPLLAEPDVLMSTAALPQVDPREYARASVVKVVVDARGDALYFSRSPIPHYRDTGTGPYRKHLGIYGYRREFLFRVAALPPSPLEEAERLEQLRVLQAGYRIRVVDVAHDSVGVDTPEDLKAVEERVCGPKRR